A window from Atribacterota bacterium encodes these proteins:
- a CDS encoding methylmalonyl-CoA mutase family protein: MDYHGKKRIENAKSNWETNSLNKVLSKFPERKKTFVTGSNKEVSNLYDPLDLEDIDYLDDLGYPGEYPYTRGVQPTMYRGRLWTMRQYAGFGDAEESNKRYKYLLKNGQTGLSIAFDLPTQIGYDSNHPMAHGEVGKVGVAIDTLEDMEILFDGIPLDQVSTSMTINAPAAILLAMYTAIAEKQGIPASELNGTIQNDILKEYIARGTYIFPPLPSMRLITDIFDYCSQKLPKWNTISISGYHIREAGSTSIQEIAFTLANGIAYVDAAVKRGLDIDT; this comes from the coding sequence CATTAAATAAAGTTTTAAGTAAGTTTCCCGAGAGAAAGAAAACATTTGTTACTGGTTCAAATAAGGAAGTCAGTAACTTATACGATCCACTTGATTTAGAAGATATTGATTATCTTGATGATTTGGGTTACCCGGGAGAGTATCCTTATACCAGAGGAGTGCAACCAACCATGTATCGGGGCAGGTTGTGGACTATGAGGCAATATGCTGGTTTTGGGGATGCTGAGGAATCTAATAAGAGGTATAAATACCTGTTAAAAAATGGACAGACCGGTTTAAGTATTGCCTTTGACCTTCCAACCCAAATTGGTTACGATTCCAATCATCCTATGGCACATGGTGAAGTGGGAAAAGTAGGAGTAGCAATTGATACTTTAGAGGATATGGAAATATTATTTGATGGTATTCCCTTAGATCAAGTTAGTACCTCTATGACTATTAATGCTCCAGCAGCAATTTTATTGGCCATGTATACCGCTATTGCTGAAAAACAAGGAATCCCGGCATCAGAATTAAATGGTACTATTCAAAATGATATCTTAAAAGAATACATTGCCAGGGGCACCTATATATTTCCACCCCTTCCCTCTATGAGATTGATTACTGATATTTTTGATTATTGTTCCCAAAAATTACCAAAGTGGAATACCATAAGTATAAGTGGTTACCATATTAGAGAGGCTGGATCAACTTCTATTCAGGAGATTGCTTTCACTTTAGCTAATGGGATTGCTTATGTTGATGCAGCAGTAAAGAGAGGTCTAGATATTGATAC